In Polyangiaceae bacterium, a genomic segment contains:
- a CDS encoding iron-containing redox enzyme family protein: MTQSAKAFLKDLRREIESHPAVNHLFLNRLATSPFAKQDYRVFAENHYALVCVFTSYLESLLVRAPDSEAKLWLAKVLVDEYGEGSEGRDHSNLYASFLEATGGDPERVMEERLRGPAHGFISTHRRLVRERPFLEGLGAVGPGHEWAIPKMFEAVIPGLRRAGFTETEIQYFTLHVEQDDDHGSWLEEALERYAGEESAQREIRRGAIASLEARGRFWDGVQRDVIRYRQPRAPRPDGPRQRPLLGEVLITAWDGFATGKELEDRVRGWWAERRPTLSGLKQLTRQL, from the coding sequence ATGACCCAATCAGCCAAAGCATTCCTCAAGGATCTACGCCGCGAGATCGAGTCTCACCCCGCGGTGAACCACCTGTTCTTGAATCGACTCGCAACGAGCCCATTCGCCAAGCAGGACTACCGCGTCTTCGCGGAGAACCACTACGCTCTGGTTTGCGTCTTCACGAGCTACCTCGAGTCCCTGCTGGTGCGAGCCCCGGACAGCGAAGCCAAGCTGTGGCTCGCCAAGGTGCTAGTCGACGAGTACGGTGAAGGCTCCGAGGGGCGCGACCACAGCAATCTCTACGCAAGCTTCCTCGAGGCAACGGGCGGCGACCCCGAGCGCGTGATGGAAGAGCGACTGCGCGGCCCAGCTCACGGTTTCATCTCCACGCATCGGCGCCTGGTGCGTGAGCGGCCTTTTCTCGAAGGTTTGGGTGCAGTGGGCCCCGGCCACGAGTGGGCGATCCCGAAGATGTTCGAGGCGGTGATCCCAGGGCTGCGTCGCGCTGGCTTCACCGAAACCGAGATCCAGTACTTCACGTTGCACGTGGAGCAAGACGACGACCACGGCAGCTGGCTCGAGGAGGCCCTCGAGCGCTACGCTGGTGAAGAGTCGGCGCAGCGCGAAATCCGCCGCGGAGCCATCGCGAGCCTCGAGGCCCGCGGCCGCTTCTGGGACGGCGTGCAACGTGACGTGATCCGCTATCGCCAACCTCGCGCGCCTCGCCCCGATGGCCCTCGCCAGCGTCCGCTCTTGGGTGAGGTGCTGATCACCGCGTGGGATGGCTTCGCTACGGGCAAGGAGCTGGAAGACCGCGTGCGAGGCTGGTGGGCAGAGCGCCGTCCAACGCTGAGCGGCCTCAAGCAGCTCACACGGCAACTCTGA
- a CDS encoding MBL fold metallo-hydrolase has protein sequence MKRRTWLAGGLALGGAGLLEYLSLRGDFDNRSAVAVAGTQRYQASVRELEAGKVENALLHLSHSTHLIVLDGKRILTDPWFFDPAFGSLDHAVAPPVAADQVGKLDAILVSHDHPDHADPQALDRLDKSATVIVGLAALESKLKQLGFANVLRIGEWEEGALGGLKLTATPALHDAPEVGFVLKGKRTSVYFGGDTTLIDAHHRIGEQFAPTVSILPVDGTRIRWEPLLVMDPALAVEATRRLKSKQVFPSHHQAGYSDPLAEHLLSTTVVGAGADFAARVGRELSGVKAEQPEPGELIPFMQSA, from the coding sequence ATGAAGCGCCGCACGTGGCTCGCGGGAGGCTTGGCGCTCGGAGGCGCCGGCCTACTCGAGTACCTGTCACTACGCGGTGACTTCGACAATCGCTCTGCGGTCGCCGTCGCGGGCACGCAGCGCTACCAAGCGAGCGTGCGGGAGCTTGAGGCAGGCAAGGTCGAAAACGCCTTGCTGCATCTCTCGCATTCGACTCACCTCATCGTTCTGGACGGCAAGCGTATCCTTACGGATCCGTGGTTCTTCGATCCAGCGTTCGGCTCCCTGGATCACGCCGTGGCGCCCCCAGTGGCGGCGGATCAAGTCGGTAAGCTGGACGCCATCTTGGTGAGTCACGACCATCCTGATCACGCCGACCCTCAGGCGCTCGATCGCCTGGACAAGAGCGCGACCGTGATCGTCGGCTTGGCAGCGCTGGAGTCAAAGCTCAAGCAGCTGGGCTTCGCCAACGTGCTGCGCATCGGCGAGTGGGAAGAGGGCGCGCTCGGAGGTCTGAAGCTCACTGCGACTCCTGCGCTGCACGACGCGCCCGAGGTTGGTTTCGTGCTCAAAGGCAAGCGAACCAGTGTCTACTTTGGTGGCGATACGACGCTGATCGACGCACACCACCGCATCGGAGAGCAGTTCGCGCCGACGGTATCGATCCTCCCTGTGGACGGAACACGTATCCGCTGGGAACCGCTGTTGGTGATGGACCCCGCGCTTGCCGTGGAAGCCACTCGGCGCTTGAAGAGCAAGCAGGTCTTCCCAAGTCACCATCAAGCGGGATACTCGGATCCGCTTGCTGAGCACCTGCTCTCCACAACGGTTGTGGGGGCCGGCGCCGATTTCGCGGCGCGCGTCGGCAGAGAGCTCAGCGGTGTAAAGGCCGAGCAACCCGAGCCCGGAGAGTTGATACCGTTCATGCAGAGTGCCTAG
- a CDS encoding cobalamin B12-binding domain-containing protein → MPTPFETGRLGLENVVWLSEPVALTSIAAAVPEEHEIRLLDMRLEPEDALAKALVEFEPDLVGTTSMTTDVYQAKAVLRMTRQIRPEALTVVGGHAPTLQPQEFEADYIDVVVQGEGEHTFRQLVARWHEVVTQGTQLEATNRRFPGIPGVRYRDEAGYVVNAKREQTQALDELPPPDRSLVAKYYGRYFFTVARPMASIFTSRGCSFDCNFCAIWEFYERRTRFLSAEKIADQMEACKEDFIFVLDDNFLTSKRRLVELCDELERRKLKKFWMTQGRTDFVADNPDLIARLAKNGLIGLLSGFESNDDDSLASLRKKNTWEKNKRANQILRENGIFSTGIFMVRADWTKEQFQGLYDYINTLEIGIPLVTILTPLPGTQLYRAYQDKLLTNDYRLFDLLHAVLPTKLPREEFYKEFARALDATEDSAHRAMKNVAKRRPDFMKKYAKNMLWFYARTWRYQRVHRDYRSFLRDEEGLLNGPGSKAQLTWRDVEYPRGDEHGKQAQAEPTLVKLRIPRDTWVDELPKAGVAPPKRNNPDSPIAAE, encoded by the coding sequence ATGCCAACCCCGTTCGAGACGGGTCGCCTCGGCCTCGAGAATGTCGTGTGGCTCTCGGAGCCCGTGGCGCTCACCAGCATCGCGGCGGCGGTGCCCGAAGAACACGAAATCCGCTTGCTCGACATGCGCCTCGAACCAGAGGACGCCCTGGCCAAGGCCCTCGTGGAGTTCGAACCCGACCTGGTTGGGACCACGAGCATGACGACCGACGTCTACCAGGCGAAGGCCGTGCTGCGCATGACACGTCAAATCCGCCCGGAAGCGCTGACGGTAGTGGGCGGGCACGCCCCGACTCTGCAGCCGCAAGAGTTCGAGGCGGACTACATCGACGTCGTGGTGCAAGGCGAAGGTGAACACACGTTCCGGCAGCTCGTCGCGCGCTGGCATGAGGTGGTCACTCAGGGCACGCAGCTCGAGGCGACCAATCGACGCTTCCCCGGGATCCCCGGAGTGCGCTACCGCGACGAAGCGGGCTACGTGGTCAACGCCAAGCGCGAGCAGACTCAAGCCCTCGACGAGCTCCCGCCCCCCGACCGGAGCCTGGTTGCGAAGTACTACGGGCGCTACTTCTTCACCGTCGCGCGGCCGATGGCGAGCATCTTCACCAGTCGAGGCTGCTCCTTCGACTGCAACTTCTGCGCGATCTGGGAGTTCTACGAGCGCCGCACCCGCTTCTTATCCGCGGAGAAAATCGCGGATCAGATGGAAGCCTGCAAGGAAGACTTCATCTTCGTACTGGATGACAACTTCCTCACGAGTAAGCGCCGCCTCGTCGAGCTGTGCGACGAGCTCGAACGCCGCAAGCTCAAGAAGTTCTGGATGACCCAAGGTCGCACCGACTTCGTCGCCGACAACCCGGACCTGATCGCGCGCCTGGCGAAGAACGGCTTGATCGGCCTGCTCAGCGGCTTCGAGTCCAACGACGACGACAGCCTGGCGTCCCTGCGCAAGAAGAACACCTGGGAGAAGAACAAGCGCGCCAATCAAATCCTCCGGGAAAATGGCATCTTCTCTACCGGCATCTTCATGGTACGCGCCGATTGGACGAAGGAGCAGTTCCAGGGGTTGTACGACTACATCAACACCCTGGAGATTGGCATCCCGCTGGTCACCATCCTCACGCCGCTGCCGGGGACCCAGCTGTACCGCGCCTACCAGGACAAGCTCCTCACGAACGACTACCGGTTGTTCGACCTGCTCCATGCGGTGCTGCCCACTAAGCTACCCCGTGAAGAGTTCTACAAGGAGTTCGCGCGCGCTCTGGACGCGACGGAAGACTCAGCACATCGCGCGATGAAGAACGTGGCAAAGCGTCGGCCAGACTTCATGAAGAAGTACGCCAAGAACATGCTGTGGTTCTACGCGCGCACCTGGCGCTACCAGCGGGTGCATCGGGACTACCGCTCCTTCTTGCGAGACGAGGAAGGCCTCTTGAATGGTCCCGGCTCCAAAGCTCAGCTCACCTGGCGCGACGTCGAGTATCCGCGCGGCGACGAGCACGGCAAGCAAGCACAGGCGGAGCCGACGCTCGTGAAGCTACGCATCCCCCGCGACACCTGGGTGGACGAGCTGCCGAAGGCTGGCGTCGCTCCGCCAAAGCGCAACAACCCAGACTCCCCCATCGCTGCCGAGTGA